The Patescibacteria group bacterium genome segment AGGGATGGATTGTCAACCAAGTTAATCCTTAATTTACCTGTATGGAAGCCACTTTTTCTTCTAATATACTTTCTCCGGCTTCAGTAGTAACCAGTAAAGACAAGCGGTATAAGCCGGGATTTTTAGGTGCAGGAATTACGCCGCTAAAAACGCTAGATTTATTAGCGTCTTGCAGGGGATACTGAACTTTATCTAACTCCAAACTGACCGCTTTAGTATCAGCCGACACCGGGATGAAAATGCGGAAAGTTTCTCCGGCCTTGACCGGATTGGGTGTAATGCGAAGATTACTGAGGTCAATTTCCGGATCGGGAGTTTGAATATCGATATTAATCGCAGAACTAATGGCACTCCGAATCCCATACTTATTTATAGTAGCAGCAGTCAACGTGTGCCGGCCGCGCCTAATCGCTTGTTCTAGGGGATGAGAAAAATTACCGGTTTTGTCTACCTCTAAAGTACTATTCAAACCGGTGTCGATATAAATTTCTACCTGAGTACTAACTGGCGCTTGTCCGGAAATCAACGGAGTAGCAGTATTAAATATGGCATTGTTAGTAGGGGCAGTCAGGGTAGGTAATGAAGGAGGTGTTGGATCAAAAGCTTCGATAGCAATGTTTTTAGTTAAGTGTTTGTAGGAAAATGCCAGAGTAATCAGTTGGGGTTGATTGGGAGCTCGCAAAAGAACACGTTTAGATATATTGGTTGGAGTAATCGTAGCCACCGTGAGTTCGGTTTGCCCACTGATGATAGCGGCAGTGATTTCAGTGCCGTCTAACAACTGGTCTTGGTTATTTTTTAGCTGAATATCAATATAAATTTGAGCCAGGCCATTAGCCGGAATGATACTATTCTCTGGCGTGATATTAAACTGGATACGGGGGATTACCAGGCTCATCCAGGAACGATATATAATCGATAAACCATCCGCATACACAAAAGAGATGATTCCTATGGTTGCCAGTAGAATAACGACAAGTAAATTCAGCCCAATTCTAGGAGCTAATTTATGTGATGGTTTTTTGACAAGAGTAGTTTTCGTCACGTCAAAATAGATTTGCTCTTTTCATTGTGATGACGGCGATATTTTTTTGTCAATCTATTTCTGATATATTAAATAGGTATTAACTCTTTAATAGTAGATCAATATGGTTATCAGAAAGAAGGATTTGCGAGCCAAGCGAGTGAGTCGTAGTTTGGCCGCCGAGCGCGAGGAAGTAGCAGATATGGAGGTCGATACTAATGTGCATGTTTTACGTAAACCCAGCTCGGCTAAGCGGTTTTGGGGGATAAGTCTTTTGGTTATAGTCTTGTTATTGGCGGGTTGGTTTGGCACTAAGTTAGCTTGGAGTGGCTGGAATGTATCCAAAGATACCTTGTTTAAAGATTTATTTAGCTTCGGGACAACTACCCTCATAGGAGAAGACAAAGGAAGAGTCAATATCCTGCTCATGGGCATCCCGGGAGAGGGTAATGATGGTCCGAATCTAACTGACACCTTAATGGTAGCCAGTTTAGCGACTAACACCGAAGGGCAAAGTTTTCTGTTTTCTCTCCCACGAGATTTATATGTAAAAGTGCCTAATTACGGCAATACTAAGATCAATGCTGTTTATGAAATTGGTAATGGCCAAACTGCTGGGAGTGGAGGTAAACTAACCTCCCAGGTAACAGGAGAGATTTTAGGATTAGATATTCCTTACTACTGCAAGTTAGATTTTTCTGGTTTTGAAAAGTTTATCGACGAACTGGGCGGTATCACTGTTACCGTAGATAAGAATCTATATGATGATAAGTACCCGGCTGCCAATAAAGGGTACCAGGTAGTCGACATTAAGGCAGGCACTTACACTATGGATGGGGCAACAGCGCTTAAATATGCCAGATCTCGCCAAACTACTTCTGACTTTGATCGAGCCCGACGACAGCAAATTGTTATGATGGCAGTTAAGACCAAAGCCAGCGAATTAAATTTGCTTACTAATCCGGCTAAAGCCTTGGCGTTAATCGATATTTTGTCTAATCATTTCGAAAGCAATATGAAATTGGCGGAAATGAAGCGGCTGATCAATCTGATGAAAGATTTTGACGTGACTAAATTAGTGACCAAGGTGTTTGATGATTCACCCACAGGATTACTGTATGGGACTAAAGTGGACGAAATTTATGTGCTGAGGCCTACCGGTGATGATTTTACAATTATCAGCGACTATGTAGCTAAAATCATTTCCGGAACAGCTAAGATAGAAGATTTAGAACAACAAGTCAGCAAGGAACCTTTGAAAATAGAGGTACTTAACGGCACCACCATAACTGGTTTGGCCAAAAAAGTAGCCACTAAATTAGAAACAGCTGGTTACAAGATAGTCAGCACGGGTAACAATACCGTCAAAGGCTTTACTAAAAATGTTGTCTACGATCTTAGTAACGGAGAGCGTGTTTGGGAAGTAAGAAAATTAGCCGAGAGCCTGCAGGCCGAAATCAGTACCGAAAAAGTGACTAGTACCACCGGAGCTTTAGCCAGGGTCGTACTGGGCAGTGATGCAGTTAATCAATAAAATGGGCACAATGATCTGGGATAGTTTATGGCATTATCGTAAGCTAATTCTCTTAGAATTAGCTCTCCTCAGCCTTTTGCAGGCGATGTATTGGTGGCCGCCACTTTTACTGTGGTGGTTGTTAGCTGTAATAATGGTTGCTCTGGTTTTTGCTTGGTGGATCGGTAACGCCAAATTTCAGCATGATGTAGGAGTATTCGCCGCCGAATTGTTATGGGGCGTTTTATCGGGGGTAGGATTTTTATCTTTTTCCCTATTTAATCTCTGGCAAGCCCAGCTGACCATTTTGATTATCGGGGTAATCATTGCCTTTGTGGCGATTTGTCACCAGAATCGGATCGATTCCGGTCAGTGGAGTTTACCGGCCATCAACTGGCTCGGCTCCATCGATTTATTAATCCTATTTATCGGTACCCTCTCTCTGATGGTTTTGGTGCGCTTCTATTACAACAATTTCAGTGTAGTCTGGCTTATGTTGGGGACGTTTATTCAGTTAGGATTAGCTCTTTACTTGTTGTTTTGGCGGCAAAGCTTGCCGATTGCCAGATTTTGGTTATATGCCATAGTGCTAGCTCTGATCGGGGAAGAAATGGTTTGGATGACCAATGCCTGGAATAAAAATGCCTATTTCAAGGCCTTTCTCTTGCTGGTGATTTATTATTTATTCTCCGAGCTGGTGGCGCATTATTTGCGAGGCAATTTGACGGTACGAGTAGCTTTTGAATATATTGGGATAGCTCTAGTTTTGATATTGGCTCTTTTCATCTTTGACTGGTTGTTTGTTTTAGCGCCTAATATCTTGTAATTGACAACGTTTTCTGCGCGTTGTCATCCCTGCCTACCGGCAGGCAGGCTGGCTTTGCCCAGGATCATATAATTAATTTTTAGTTGATATGGATAAAAATAAGTTCAATTCTTTTTTGTACAGTATGTTCGGAGGGATCCTAGGTGGAGCTTTATTGATGAGTTTAGCTCTCTGGGGGGGTTGGTACGGAGGGGTGAATAATTCTTTGCCAACCAATTCCTCAAACAATACCACTTCGCAAACCGTCACTTTGCAAGAGGATTCGGCCATTATCGATGCGGTGGCCAAGGTATCTCCTTCCGTTGTCAGTATTGTGTCCACACGCAATGTCCAAAGCTTCTTTGGAATGGTACAGGAGCAGGGAGCAGGCACGGGGTTTGTGATCAAATCTACCGGCTTGATTGCCACTAATAAACACGTAGTCAGTGACCAAGCCACTTATAAAGTACTAACAGCTGATGGTAAAAGTTATGATGCCACAGTGGTAGCCCAAGATCCGCTCAACGATCTAGCTCTCGTTAAGATTAATGCCACTGGGCTCAAGGCAGTTGAGTTGGGTGATTCGGATAAATTAAAGGTAGGCCAACAGGTGATTGCGATTGGTAACGCCTTGGGAGAATATCAAAACACGGTCACTCGCGGCATTGTCAGTGCCATTGGCCGCACAATCACGGCAGGAGGCGGGGATGGTTCCTCGGAAACTTTAGAAGGAGTGATCCAAACTGATGCCACAATTAATCCTGGTAATTCCGGGGGGCCGCTGGTTAATTTATTCGGTCAGGTAATAGGGATTAATACAGCTATGGATTTACAAGGCAGCCAGATTGGTTTTGCTATCCCGATAAATAGCGTCAAGTCAGCTTTAGATTCGTATGCCACTACCGGCAAAATCTCTCGGCCGATGTTGGGCATCCGTTACATAAATATCACCAAAGAATTAGCTGCCCTCGAAAAATTGGAAGTAACGCAAGGCGCTTTAGTGGTTAAAGGAAGTAACGCGGAACAACCGGCAGTTACGCCCGGCGGACCAGCAGATAAGGCGGGAATCAAGGAAAATGATATCCTAGTCAGTATCAACAATAAAACCATCAATGAAAATAATAGTATCGCCTCGCTACTGCGCACCTATAAACCGGGCGATACGGTTACTATTAAGCTTTTGCGGGCCGGCAAAGAACTGCAAGTAACTGTGAAATTAGGCGAACTAAAGTAAACAGAAAATTTACACAATCTAAAAACCCGCTTAAGTAGCGGGTTTTTAGTAATAGTTGAGATTAATTAGTCACGGTGCTTCATCTCTTTGCGGACATCTTCAAGAGTTTCAGCAGCAGCTTTTTGGCCACCTAGGCCGAAAGCCAAACCGCCAGCCAAAGCAATCATAAAGAAGACTGCCATCATCAAGTAATTGATGATCATAGTGGCTACCCCTAATTGATTAAGGGCGATCAGAAGGGTGAAGATCCAGATAATCCACTTAGTCATGGCGGCTAGGAAGTTGGCAGAGCGGATTTTCGCTACGCCCACAGTTCCCCGGACGACATGAGAGAAGAAATTAGCAGCCAACATTCCGATTAAGAGAATGCCGACAGCCACAAAGATATTCGGAACATAACCCAGGATTTCATCTAAGAAACCAGTTACCTGAGTTAATCCTAGGATATCTGCAGCGGCCAGGAAGGCTACCAACAGAATGGTCCACCGGACTAAACCGCCGACAAAATCGGAGGTTTCAAAGTCGACGCCGGATTTACGGAAGAAATTCCGCACACCAACTTTATTTAAGGCTGCATCCAGCTTAATTTGCTTTAAGATCTGAGTTACTAATCTATCCAACCCGGCGGCGATGATCCATCCGATGATGAGGATCAACAACGCGCCAATCAAATTGGGCAGGAAGACTAGGAACCGATACCAGATGTCTTGCAGCGGGGTAAGCACAGCCGTTCCCCACGAATTGAGAAGATTGCCTTGCATAGGGCTCCTTTCAAATTAATATAAAATAATAATAACTTTGCTGTAGGAAATAAACATCAAAACTTTTCCGTAAGCGCACACGATTGTCAAAGTCCTGATGTTCCTCTGTATTATACCTAATAATGAAAATATCTACAATCAGGAGTAGGACTAAAAGACAAAACCAGCCCTAGGGCTGGTTTTAATTGTATCTTCGATAAATGTCTAAAATGTGCGTTTACTTAACTGTTTAATCGGTGTCGAAAGCAACTTTTAATTCTTCCGTATTCCACCATTCAACAGTTAAGAGACCTTCAGGTTTGCTACCTGGTCGCTTTAGCGCCAACTTAATCCATCCCCCTACCATCATTTGTAGCAACAAGGAGGTGTCCGTATGCGCCAGTTCCTCTACATGTTTACGAGGCGTTTCTATCTCCTGTGGGCGGACTAATTCGTAGTGGTGAGAGCTACCAGTGATAAACACTAAAGCCTCTGTGCTCTGGGAATCTGATTCTTCTTCTTGGATGGTGATTGGTAGTGACCCTTCTGGGGGCCATCCAATGGTTGCATATTCCATTGTGTAAAGATCATCCAGTTTCCTTGGTTTATCAGGGTCAGGATCAGGACGAGGCACAGCTTTTAATCTAGTGCCCGATCCCAGGTCAAGAAAAAGATCTTTTGAAGGCGATTTACCCTTTTTGGGCGAGGAAGGCCACATTGTTATCCCGGGTTTTTTTGTGATGTACTTCTCATTAAACCCCCAGATTTTCAATGTGAACGCTTTCATGGCTACCATAATTGTGTCACCTCGGATTTTTATCAAGTTTCAACGAAACATTCTAATATATCACAAATCATCTCTAGGTAGGGCTGGTCTTAAAATAGCCAGCGCTTACAACGCTGGCTATAATCTAGCTAATGACTAAGACTTTACCTTCTCTGTGGATGTCTTGAGATCGTTTCCATCCCAAGAAATGCAATGTACGGCTCGCTTAGTGGTAATAGTAATAATTCCACCGCAATCGAGAGTGATAAACAATTCTCGCTCACCGGGCTTATAGATCTCTGTTCCGTTCTGAATGGATATAACCCCTAAATTATCTCTCCTCCAGAAGCTAAAGAAACGCACTAATGCTTGTGTTTCAGGACAAGCAACGGTTT includes the following:
- a CDS encoding LCP family protein; amino-acid sequence: MVIRKKDLRAKRVSRSLAAEREEVADMEVDTNVHVLRKPSSAKRFWGISLLVIVLLLAGWFGTKLAWSGWNVSKDTLFKDLFSFGTTTLIGEDKGRVNILLMGIPGEGNDGPNLTDTLMVASLATNTEGQSFLFSLPRDLYVKVPNYGNTKINAVYEIGNGQTAGSGGKLTSQVTGEILGLDIPYYCKLDFSGFEKFIDELGGITVTVDKNLYDDKYPAANKGYQVVDIKAGTYTMDGATALKYARSRQTTSDFDRARRQQIVMMAVKTKASELNLLTNPAKALALIDILSNHFESNMKLAEMKRLINLMKDFDVTKLVTKVFDDSPTGLLYGTKVDEIYVLRPTGDDFTIISDYVAKIISGTAKIEDLEQQVSKEPLKIEVLNGTTITGLAKKVATKLETAGYKIVSTGNNTVKGFTKNVVYDLSNGERVWEVRKLAESLQAEISTEKVTSTTGALARVVLGSDAVNQ
- a CDS encoding trypsin-like peptidase domain-containing protein; amino-acid sequence: MDKNKFNSFLYSMFGGILGGALLMSLALWGGWYGGVNNSLPTNSSNNTTSQTVTLQEDSAIIDAVAKVSPSVVSIVSTRNVQSFFGMVQEQGAGTGFVIKSTGLIATNKHVVSDQATYKVLTADGKSYDATVVAQDPLNDLALVKINATGLKAVELGDSDKLKVGQQVIAIGNALGEYQNTVTRGIVSAIGRTITAGGGDGSSETLEGVIQTDATINPGNSGGPLVNLFGQVIGINTAMDLQGSQIGFAIPINSVKSALDSYATTGKISRPMLGIRYINITKELAALEKLEVTQGALVVKGSNAEQPAVTPGGPADKAGIKENDILVSINNKTINENNSIASLLRTYKPGDTVTIKLLRAGKELQVTVKLGELK